ATAGTAATGATGATGGTGAATTGGGAAGTTCAATCACTCAACTTGTGGAGGAGAGAATTGGGCAGTTGGAGAGCAGGAGGATTAGTaaaaaagctgaaaagaaattGCAGAAGCCTCTCGAAATTGCTGAAGAGCTAGAGAAGAAGCAAGCTTCTACTGCTTTGCATTGGGAAGAAGGTGCTGCTGCTCAACCCATGAGGCTTGAGGGTGTTCGGAGAGGCTCCACCACATTGGGATACTTCAATGTCGATGCTAACAATCCCATTACCAGGACCCTTTCAGCTCCAGCATTACGGCGTGATCATGGTTCACCACAAGTCTTGGCGGTTCATAGTAATTACATTGCAATAGGAATGGCAAGAGGTGCTATTCTTGTTATCCCTAGCAAATACTCTGCTCATAATGCTGATATCATGGATGCAAAGGTTACCTTCCATTCCtatgttttagttttaacTTCCTATGATAGAGAGATAGGTGACTACATGTTAACAAACTATGCTATATATGTTCCAGATGCTAATTCTTGGATTGCAAGGAGAACGATCTTATGCTGCAGTGACTTCTATATGCTTCAATCAGCAAGGGGACCTGCTCTTAGCGGGTTATGCTGATGGTCACATTACAGTTTGGGACGTACAGAGGTCATCGGTTGCTAAAGTAATTACTGGAGAACATACAGCTCCAGTTGTACATACACTGTTTTTGGGGCAGGATTCTCAAGTTACACGTCAATTCAAGGCAGTTACCGGTGATAGTAAGGGTCTGGTACTGTTACATTCTTTCTCTGTGGTTCCCCTGCTTAATAGGTTCTCCATTAAAACACAGGTAAACCTTTTTATTTGCATTGTTTTTAGATATATTCCTGTAGCATTGTGTTTAAAATTGCTTGCTTTTGAGCTGATGTGTGATATTCAACAATGCAATTCTATCAAACTTGCTGATCTTGTGGATGTTGATTGGAACAGTGCCTTCTTGATGGACAAAGAACGGGCACAGTGCTGTCAGCTTCACCCCTCCTCTTTGATGAATTCTCTGGAGGGGCTTCACAATCTGCTCAGGGAAATGGGACAGTTACAGGTAGCAGTATTGGTGGTATGATGGGGGGAGTGGTGGGTGGAGATGCAAGTTGGAAACTCTTCAATGAGGGATCTTCTTTGGTTGAAGAAGGTGTGGTCGTATTTGTCACCCATCAAACTGCTCTGGTGGTATGAAGCCCTCAGATGATAGCGTGAATTCCATGTACCTtttattttgggaattaatgCTTGCCTCTTTGTAAAAGACTTTCTTTCACAGTTTGTTAATTCCATGTGTCTTTGTTGCAGGTAAGACTAACTCCCAATTTGGAAGTCTATGCACAACTTTCAAAACCAGAGGGGGTTCGGGAGGGTGCCATGCCTTCTACTGCTTGGAAATGTACAACGCAATCACGCCGTTTACCTGCTAATACTGGTAAGGATTGACTTTCTTTGTTAAATTTCCTGTTGACGGCTTCCTAAgatggggtttttttttttttttttgggtagaaAATATGCCCGCTGAAGTAGTTGAAAGAGTTTCGCTACTTGCAATTGCTTGGGATCGAAAAGTTCAGGTGGCCAAGTTGGTCAAATCAGAGCTGAAAGTATATGGTAAATGGTCTCTTGAAAGTGCAGCCATAGGTGTGGCATGGCTGGATGATCAGGTATGCTCTTGTCTATTCGTTTTCTGTGATactgaatttttgtttttctgccCTTGAAATGGTTGAGGAGTCTTGTTTACTTCACAATATAATGAGCATAATTTGAGGTTTTATGGCTTCAGATGCTGGTGGTTCTTATGATGACTGGACAACTTTGTTTGTTTGCGAAGGATGGAACTGTAATtcaccaaacaagtttttctgTAGACGGTTTTGGAGGGGACGATCTTATTGCTTATCATACTCACTTTGTTAATATATTTGGGAATCCTGAAAAAGCTTATCACAATTGTGTAGCTGTAAGAGGAGCTTCTGTATATGTACTTGGACCTATGCATCTTATTGTTTCCCGGCTTCTCCCATGGAAGGAACGAATTCAAGTTTTAAGGAGTGCAGGTGATTGGATGGGTGCCTTGAACATGGCAATGACAATTTATGATGGCCAAGCTCATGGTGTTGTTGACCTTCCTAGAACTCTGGTTGCTGTACAGGAGGCCATAATGTCCTACCTGGTTGAGTTACTTTTGTCATATGTAGAGGAagtattttcatatatatcaGTAGCATTAGGCAACCAAATTGGAATTATGGATCAAGTTGACGACTTAAACAGCAAAAGCAGTTCTGTGCATTCTGAAATAAAAGAGCAATACACCCGTGTCGGTGGAGTTGCAGTTGAATTCTGTGTCCATATCAAGAGGACTGACATACTTTTTGATGAAATCTTTTCCAAGTTTGTAGCTGTTCAACAGAGAGGTATTCTCAATCCAGTGTGTTTTTGCATTTGATCCTTCTGTTAACTTCATGCGTTTTTGTAGCCGAAGTTTGGGTTTCTGGATTACAAATTTTTtctattgaaatgaaaaaaataaatatgagagTCATCCTTTGGTGTTCATAAGCTTATGAAGAGGGAAACTTCATGTTGCTAAACACATATGGTTGAGTCAGAATGACCTTTTAAAACGTGTAACTGTGTTGCATCAACAAGACATGAAATAAATTGTCTTACCACAACTCATAATAAGTGTCATGCTCAACACTGAAGTGAATgacattttttattcttttctgaAAGAGGGATGAAGTGAATAACATATGTCCTGCCATTATAGGCTtgaacttttcttcttttagaataattttatTGGAAGTATTCAGAACCACGCATGTTAACTTTCTTTCATGTTTTGAGGGTGTCTGGATTAATACTTTGACATATGATGGATCAATGCAATTAAGTTTTAAGAATGGTGTATCTCTTTTTGGCTTCTGTCAGCTGTTGTTTTGCAGGATTGTTTCATAGCTTGAAGCTACATACACGTATAAGTTTTATCCATCATTGCATGGtaccaatatttttcttttaaaattttcttagaCACATTTTTGGAGCTGTTGGAGCCATATATATTGAAGGACATGCTTGGTTCTCTTCCACCTGAGGTATTGCATAATGTTCAATCATTTTGGCTGTATTGGCAGCTATGTTATACATAATAATGTTCTTTCCCTTCTCCCTTTTCTGAAGATTATGCAAGCACTGGTAGAGCATTATAGCCGCAAAGGATGGTTACAGCGTGTTGAACAATGTGTTCTCCACATGGATATTTCAtccttggatttcaatcaggTCTGTACTTCTCAGATTTTtgcttataattttttattttttattttaatgttgcgttggttttgtttgttgtagTTTTCTCCTTGACTCACAGATAATGTATTATGTTTTCTTGTAGGTTGTTAGGTTATGCCGGGAGCATGGATTGTATAGTGCTCTGGTGTATCTCTTCAATAAAGGTTTGGATGATTTCAGGTCACCTTTAGAGGAACTGTTGGTGGTCTTGCAAAATAGTAAAAAAGAAGGTGCTACTGCCCTTGGGTATGATTGTCTTGATATGTTTCCTTTGTGTTCTATTGAGTTTGAAAAATTTATATGTAGTTTAAAGTGGGATTTTAGTTTGCTTCTCCTTTGATTATGCATCATCCCTACTCCTTTATTATTATCCTACTGAAAGAATATAATGAGTCGTATCACATTATTTCATGTTACTTCTTGGCTGCATTTTGTCAGTTTTCCAATGAGGCTTTTAAgtgttcttattttattttgttcttgtttacAGTTACCGGATGCTAGTTTATTTGAAGTACTGTTTTTCAGGCCTTGCTTTTCCACCAGGTATGGACTTCACTTATTGGAGTTGTTCAATTGGAATGTCAAAGTATATCCCTCTGTGTAATAATCCCATCTAGAAGTGGCTGTGTGGGTCTTGAAATAAGTAATTCATAGAAAAGAGATATAAAACTTACAGTATATGAAGTGGTGAAGGAAGACTAACATTCTTTTCTACTGGAACACATGTTTGAATCACTTGCATAGCTTCATTTCTTGCTGGATGTTAACTCAAGTAATCTGATTAAGAGAGTTTGCATTAATTATCTCTATTTGCAGGACAGGGAACAATTCCTGCTCCACGCTTGCCATCTCTCAGAACAGAACTTCTGCAATTTTTGTTAGAGGGTTCTGATGCTCCTAATTCAAGAGCAGGAGGAGGAGAATATCTTAACCTGTATCTTCTCTTGGAGCTAGATACTGAAGCTACTTTAGACGTTCTGAGATGTGCGTTCATTGAAGATGAAATCTCAAAACCCGACGTTTCTTCTCATGATTCAGCTGATGCAAATATGGAGCTGCCAGATGGGAATAATTCGATGGCTCAAAGTCAGaattcaatggttcaaaatACAGTAGATACTCTCATTCATATTGTTAGTAAGGGCATCTCCCAAACAGATGGATCTCCTAGCAATGATGAGACTGCATCAACAGTAGAGTGGCCTTCAAAGAAAGACATTGGTGATCTGTTTGAGTTTATTGCGTACTATGTTGCATGTGGAAGAGCTAATGTCTCGAAACATGTACTGTCTCAAATTTTGGAGTACTTGACGTCAGATAATAACTTTCCATCATGGGTTTCTGGAGATACCAtaacttcaaaaaaaagagagaagcagGTTCTTGGTCTTCTTGAGGTAGTGCCTGAGACTGATTGGGATTCATCTTATGTGTTACAGCTATGTGAGAAAGCACGATTTTATCAGGTAAATTTACCAATATCTTATGATGTTGTCAATATCATGTTGTTACAGTTCATTCAGTTTGAGATTACTCACTAGAAGGTCTCTTGGAGTTTTTTAGGTTTGTGGCCTAATTCATAACAGCAGGCATCAGTATCTTGCTGCTCTGGATTGCTACATGAAAGATGTAGATGAACCCATTCATGCCTTCTCCTTTATCAACAAAACATTATTACAGTTGACTGACAATGAATCTGCCGCTTTTCGATCAGAAGTAATTTCTCGAATTCCAGAGCTTTTTGACTTAAACAGGTTATCCCTTAGTTATCTtgaatttctcttttctttttcctttttcacatGTTAAGTaatattttggttattttcttcaGTGGAGGTCTTCCTTCTCAGTTATTCGATCacaaatattttcttattcTATGCAGAGAAGGCACATTCGTCTTGGTTATCGACCATTTTACTAGTGAAGAAGGTTCACATATCCTCTCTGAACTTCGTTCCCATCCAAAAAGCCTATTCCTTTACTTAAAAACGGTGATTGAGGTTCACTTATCTGGCACACTCGACTTTTCAAGTTTAAGAAAAGATGATCTTGTGAGGGTGAAGGATCAATCAAAAGCAGTTGAGGCTTACTTGGAAAGGATCTGTGATTTCCCAAAGCTTTTGCGTAACAATCCTGTTAATGTGACTGATGATATGATTGAACTTTATCTGGAGGTGAGCACCTTGTTTGTACAATTacatcttgttttttttatttttaatttcctttctaatttgattttattgaatgaaCCTGTGTCTCAATTGCATCATATTCTCTTTGTGATTCATTTGTTTTCCTGGATATTGTCAAGTCAAGTGCTCAGTTGAACGATTATTCGTTCTGGCTAGGGAGATAATATTGTTCTTATTGTGTCAGTATATTCATTTTGGAATACAAGACTTGAAAGAGTTGAGCGAGTGTGTTTCGTGGCTACCCTGGTTTCTGTACCATAAAGCTTGTCCATGACATTGCCCTCTTAGTGTGTTACTTCCAATTTGATTATGTTCAGCAACTACTTATGATGAAATCACAATGATACCACCTCAGGTTCTAAATGTTTTACTTTTTGCTTTTGCAGCTGTTATGTCAGTATGAGCGCAATTCAGTTCTCAAATTCCTAGAGACTTTTGATAGCTATCGCGTGGAACACTGTTTACGGCTGTGCCAGAAATATGGGATAACAGATGCTGCATCATTCTTGTTGGAAAGGGTTGGTGATGTTGGCAGTGCTCTTTTACTTACACTTTCCACCCTCAATGAAAAATTTATCAAGCTTGATACTGCTGTGGGAAGTCTGGTATCAAGTGGTTCTGCACGTACTGAGCATTTCAGCAATGCTTTAAAATTGGAGGAGGTCCGTGATTATTTGAATCAGAGCATGTgattaagttttaatttttatgtttctaTAGATTCACTTAATAGTTATATATTATTCGTAATCTTTCTCATGTAGGTGAGCGACATTAACAGTATATTGCATGCCTGTATTGGATTGTGCCAACGGAACACCCATCGTTTAAATCCTGATGAATCAGAGGCACTCTGGTTTAGATTACTGGACTCGTaagttcaaaatcaaattttcaattttctttcccaCCAAGTTTTCCTTGCATACGATTGTCTGACTATTTTATACTCCCCGATTTCAGCATTATTGTAGTCTTAAAGTACATGGTCGTGCATATTTTGAAGACTAATAATCCTCCAAATTTCAATGCAGGTTTTGTGAGCCTTTAACGGATTCCCTTAATGCTGGAAGAGTATCTAAAGGAGACGATCTTAAAACAGTGGTAGCTGAGTCATTGGAATCTGAAGAGGATGAGGTGGCGTTTATTATAGAGTGGAGAATCTCAAAGCTCCATAAAGGCGCTCATATCTTAAGAAAAGTGTTCTCTCGGTTCATCAAGGAGATTGTTGAGGGCATGATAGGTTATGTTCGCCTTCCAACCATCATGTCCAAACTCCTTTCTGATAATGGTAGCCAGGAATTTGGTGATTTTAAATTCACAATATTGGGGATGCTTAGCACATATGGCTTCGAAAGAAGAATTCTGGTATATCATCTTTATATCTCATATGACTTGGTGGATATGtgacttttccttttctcttggGAAGTTTTCTATTGTTGTTCAGTCAACTTCCTCTTCATTCTTCTCATTGcatttaaataatttcatcTGTTATGTAGGATACTGCCAAGTCCCTGATAGAAGATGATACATTCTACACTATGAGCATACTCAAGAAAGGGGCCTCTCATGGGTATGCCCCTCGGAGTCAAATATGTTGTATATGTGATTGTCTTCTTGACAAGAACTCTTCTAGCTACATTCGCATTTTCAATTGCGGTCATGCAACACATCTTCAATGCGAAGTTTTGGAGAATGGCACATCAAGTAGTAGCTCGTCCTCCGGATGCCCTGTTTGTATGCCTAAGAAGAAATCTCAGAGGTCCAGAAACAAATCTGTCCTTCCAGAGAAGAGTTTAGTGAAGGGGTTTTCTTCAAGAACCCAACAGATACACGGAACAACTGTCCACCCACATGAAAGCAATGCATCAGAGAATACCTATGGGCTTCACCAAATATCACGAGTATGGCAATGTCATATCATTTTTGTCATGATCGTCATTTTGTTTTATCATTGTTGTTGTCATTGTCATTTCTATTTTGTGGACTGGTCTTACATTGAAAACCAATGAAAAACTGGAATTGAATATTGCAGTTTGAGATGTTGACCAATTTGCAGAGAGACCGAGGATTGGTCGAGATTGAAAACATGCCTCAACTGAGGCTTGCACCTCCAGCTGTGTATCATGAAAAGGTTCAGAAAGGAACTGTTCTTTCACCAGCAGAAAGTAGCAGTGATCTTGCGACAATAGGGAAACAAAGTAAAACCAAGCAACTCAGGGAGCTAAAAGTAAAGGGGTCATCTCTTCGGTTTCCCTTAAAGTCAAACATATTCGGTAATGGTACTTATGTCATTCATTCTTGTGTAATTGTTCTCAAATTTGTGAAGGTGTCCAGTTTTAACACGTGGATTCATTTTCCAGGCAAGGAGAAAACCAGCAAGCGGTGACATTATCGTCATGCACACAACTAACAAAAACACTAGAGTTGGAATTCTGCGGAGGCTATACAATAACTGATATCTTTAAATACCGTTTTATCTGAGTTTTTAACCCCCCCAGTTCGTTTTCCTCTGTTACATGTAATTCTTTCTATGTTAATTTGTGTCTGTGCTTAAAGCTGTTGTAAACTTGTAATTACTTCGTAAAGTAGTCCCAGTTTTGTATATGATTCATAGAAAGGCACTTGGCATTTGTAGTGAAATCAAAATACAATCCATCAGTAATGAAGCAGTATTTTATCTTGGATGGTTGATTTGGTCTGTCATGGAGAAtgctcttttttctctttaggCCTAAAATAAGCTAACTTTTAGTGGTCGTttttaggaaaaaaataaaattatatatatattattttcttaccAACGCAGATCAACgaaattctttttcttaaggGAGAAAGCCAAAAAGGTTTTAAGACGTAGAGAAGGTAGAACAAGAATATGGtgttgaaatttcaaaactcACAGGCTAAACAACCAAATcaactaaacaaaaaataacgtaaattttaaaaaacaagttATAGAGGGCCCAACCGGGTTCGAACCGGTGACCTCTTGATCTGCAGTCAAATGCTCTACCACTGAGCTATGGACCCTGATTG
Above is a window of Prunus persica cultivar Lovell chromosome G2, Prunus_persica_NCBIv2, whole genome shotgun sequence DNA encoding:
- the LOC18785420 gene encoding vacuolar protein sorting-associated protein 8 homolog isoform X1 yields the protein MTKKLTQFEPQLAMELDLDSFLNSHLSLSDEDDDDNLNSVPHRTIDEILNDSDSSASSSPPSTIHRLASDPKPPHPPTDAVSVSSAKSDESSQVRPRPNLYTRVKSGELSDDPVGKVSKPSPWLLGGMRTNAKPGAALAAAAAASRSMPTPHAAAIKSKRSAGSGIFQKVLESTELDDKSEVGSNSNNDTNVGSSEVTESNSNEGEVDFGDELLRKGRAWERERELEETSQGIEVSAGNAPEEVKNVSFDENLTNLDANDVEDNEFNNNVEVVEECQPEIQDIDENSPGSKHSDSEEERLGDGGGGGNDNDGEGGGGDDDNNNDRDSNDDGELGSSITQLVEERIGQLESRRISKKAEKKLQKPLEIAEELEKKQASTALHWEEGAAAQPMRLEGVRRGSTTLGYFNVDANNPITRTLSAPALRRDHGSPQVLAVHSNYIAIGMARGAILVIPSKYSAHNADIMDAKMLILGLQGERSYAAVTSICFNQQGDLLLAGYADGHITVWDVQRSSVAKVITGEHTAPVVHTLFLGQDSQVTRQFKAVTGDSKGLVLLHSFSVVPLLNRFSIKTQCLLDGQRTGTVLSASPLLFDEFSGGASQSAQGNGTVTGSSIGGMMGGVVGGDASWKLFNEGSSLVEEGVVVFVTHQTALVVRLTPNLEVYAQLSKPEGVREGAMPSTAWKCTTQSRRLPANTENMPAEVVERVSLLAIAWDRKVQVAKLVKSELKVYGKWSLESAAIGVAWLDDQMLVVLMMTGQLCLFAKDGTVIHQTSFSVDGFGGDDLIAYHTHFVNIFGNPEKAYHNCVAVRGASVYVLGPMHLIVSRLLPWKERIQVLRSAGDWMGALNMAMTIYDGQAHGVVDLPRTLVAVQEAIMSYLVELLLSYVEEVFSYISVALGNQIGIMDQVDDLNSKSSSVHSEIKEQYTRVGGVAVEFCVHIKRTDILFDEIFSKFVAVQQRDTFLELLEPYILKDMLGSLPPEIMQALVEHYSRKGWLQRVEQCVLHMDISSLDFNQVVRLCREHGLYSALVYLFNKGLDDFRSPLEELLVVLQNSKKEGATALGYRMLVYLKYCFSGLAFPPGQGTIPAPRLPSLRTELLQFLLEGSDAPNSRAGGGEYLNLYLLLELDTEATLDVLRCAFIEDEISKPDVSSHDSADANMELPDGNNSMAQSQNSMVQNTVDTLIHIVSKGISQTDGSPSNDETASTVEWPSKKDIGDLFEFIAYYVACGRANVSKHVLSQILEYLTSDNNFPSWVSGDTITSKKREKQVLGLLEVVPETDWDSSYVLQLCEKARFYQVCGLIHNSRHQYLAALDCYMKDVDEPIHAFSFINKTLLQLTDNESAAFRSEVISRIPELFDLNREGTFVLVIDHFTSEEGSHILSELRSHPKSLFLYLKTVIEVHLSGTLDFSSLRKDDLVRVKDQSKAVEAYLERICDFPKLLRNNPVNVTDDMIELYLELLCQYERNSVLKFLETFDSYRVEHCLRLCQKYGITDAASFLLERVGDVGSALLLTLSTLNEKFIKLDTAVGSLVSSGSARTEHFSNALKLEEVSDINSILHACIGLCQRNTHRLNPDESEALWFRLLDSFCEPLTDSLNAGRVSKGDDLKTVVAESLESEEDEVAFIIEWRISKLHKGAHILRKVFSRFIKEIVEGMIGYVRLPTIMSKLLSDNGSQEFGDFKFTILGMLSTYGFERRILDTAKSLIEDDTFYTMSILKKGASHGYAPRSQICCICDCLLDKNSSSYIRIFNCGHATHLQCEVLENGTSSSSSSSGCPVCMPKKKSQRSRNKSVLPEKSLVKGFSSRTQQIHGTTVHPHESNASENTYGLHQISRFEMLTNLQRDRGLVEIENMPQLRLAPPAVYHEKVQKGTVLSPAESSSDLATIGKQSKTKQLRELKVKGSSLRFPLKSNIFGKEKTSKR
- the LOC18785420 gene encoding vacuolar protein sorting-associated protein 8 homolog isoform X2 — encoded protein: MTKKLTQFEPQLAMELDLDSFLNSHLSLSDEDDDDNLNSVPHRTIDEILNDSDSSASSSPPSTIHRLASDPKPPHPPTDAVSVSSAKSDESSQVRPRPNLYTRVKSGELSDDPVGKVSKPSPWLLGGMRTNAKPGAALAAAAAASRSMPTPHAAAIKSKRSAGSGIFQKVLESTELDDKSEVGSNSNNDTNVGSSEVTESNSNEGEVDFGDELLRKGRAWERERELEETSQGIEVSAGNAPEEVKNVSFDENLTNLDANDVEDNEFNNNVEVVEECQPEIQDIDENSPGSKHSDSEEERLGDGGGGGNDNDGEGGGGDDDNNNDRDSNDDGELGSSITQLVEERIGQLESRRISKKAEKKLQKPLEIAEELEKKQASTALHWEEGAAAQPMRLEGVRRGSTTLGYFNVDANNPITRTLSAPALRRDHGSPQVLAVHSNYIAIGMARGAILVIPSKYSAHNADIMDAKMLILGLQGERSYAAVTSICFNQQGDLLLAGYADGHITVWDVQRSSVAKVITGEHTAPVVHTLFLGQDSQVTRQFKAVTGDSKGLVLLHSFSVVPLLNRFSIKTQCLLDGQRTGTVLSASPLLFDEFSGGASQSAQGNGTVTGSSIGGMMGGVVGGDASWKLFNEGSSLVEEGVVVFVTHQTALVVRLTPNLEVYAQLSKPEGVREGAMPSTAWKCTTQSRRLPANTENMPAEVVERVSLLAIAWDRKVQVAKLVKSELKVYGKWSLESAAIGVAWLDDQMLVVLMMTGQLCLFAKDGTVIHQTSFSVDGFGGDDLIAYHTHFVNIFGNPEKAYHNCVAVRGASVYVLGPMHLIVSRLLPWKERIQVLRSAGDWMGALNMAMTIYDGQAHGVVDLPRTLVAVQEAIMSYLVELLLSYVEEVFSYISVALGNQIGIMDQVDDLNSKSSSVHSEIKEQYTRVGGVAVEFCVHIKRTDILFDEIFSKFVAVQQRDTFLELLEPYILKDMLGSLPPEIMQALVEHYSRKGWLQRVEQCVLHMDISSLDFNQVVRLCREHGLYSALVYLFNKGLDDFRSPLEELLVVLQNSKKEGATALGYRMLVYLKYCFSGLAFPPGQGTIPAPRLPSLRTELLQFLLEGSDAPNSRAGGGEYLNLYLLLELDTEATLDVLRCAFIEDEISKPDVSSHDSADANMELPDGNNSMAQSQNSMVQNTVDTLIHIVSKGISQTDGSPSNDETASTVEWPSKKDIGDLFEFIAYYVACGRANVSKHVLSQILEYLTSDNNFPSWVSGDTITSKKREKQVLGLLEVVPETDWDSSYVLQLCEKARFYQVCGLIHNSRHQYLAALDCYMKDVDEPIHAFSFINKTLLQLTDNESAAFRSEVISRIPELFDLNREGTFVLVIDHFTSEEGSHILSELRSHPKSLFLYLKTVIEVHLSGTLDFSSLRKDDLVRVKDQSKAVEAYLERICDFPKLLRNNPVNVTDDMIELYLELLCQYERNSVLKFLETFDSYRVEHCLRLCQKYGITDAASFLLERVGDVGSALLLTLSTLNEKFIKLDTAVGSLVSSGSARTEHFSNALKLEEVSDINSILHACIGLCQRNTHRLNPDESEALWFRLLDSFCEPLTDSLNAGRVSKGDDLKTVVAESLESEEDEVAFIIEWRISKLHKGAHILRKVFSRFIKEIVEGMIGYVRLPTIMSKLLSDNGSQEFGDFKFTILGMLSTYGFERRILDTAKSLIEDDTFYTMSILKKGASHGYAPRSQICCICDCLLDKNSSSYIRIFNCGHATHLQCEVLENGTSSSSSSSGCPVCMPKKKSQRSRNKSVLPEKSLVKGFSSRTQQIHGTTVHPHESNASENTYGLHQISRRDRGLVEIENMPQLRLAPPAVYHEKVQKGTVLSPAESSSDLATIGKQSKTKQLRELKVKGSSLRFPLKSNIFGKEKTSKR